The DNA sequence ttttattcTTAAATATTTCTCTATTTTCATTTCTTAACTCCTACTTCATAATTgataaattttgcgattttttactcATTGAAGATATCTATGACATTTAAGTCTTCAAGGTGCAAATAGATTGTTGCTCCGGACTAAATATTGATAGATGACATGGCTCAGAGCAAATAATGAAAGATTACTTACCATCTGGAATTTTTTGACAGTTATTTTCATCACAGAGAAACCATTGGACAGTTCCATTCTCATATACAGTGAAAGGACATCTGACCTGAATTTGACTGACCGCTGCTTCGCAggattcaaaattgaatttccactcaatttttccaactGCACTGCCCTCTAaacagaataatttttttccgtcaATCCAAGAAAGCTTTCGACAATCATTTGAAGACATTATGACAAACTTCacaatttttcatcataaattTATCAGCAGTTAGCAATTGAAACAATTTGTAAGTCTCAGCCACAATCAGTGCATGGCTAAACGGACCATGAATCGGCATAGGCATCAAGCAGTTAAAAATGAGGTCATGGTAGCAGAGTCATTTATGCATGTCATCTTGGCTTTCTCAATAAAAGCTCAAAATATTAAGcttcttcctcattttttgTGACTGAAAATCATATCAGAGGAGCGATTCATTATCCGCTATAATTCAAGTTGGAACAATCATATTAGTTGCTCGACAATCCAAACTTCGTTTGAGATTAAATCGATATGCTACAAACACAagaattttgttaaatttcGAGTGTATTTTCCGCTGGATATTCACTTCCAAACTATTCCTGCAGATAACTGGTGATTCTCGCTAAATTTCTAGTGAATGAGTCCCTGAGCAACATTTAACCCTTTGATATTATTTAGGGAAAAGTTGTATACGACGAAACAAAACTCAACGGTTTCTACTGAAGTCCTTTAGCAACAATGAACTCTTTAGTATAActgaaggaaaatttttgtACAACAGATCAAAACTCACCGGTTCTAGCAAGGTACACTGTCTTCCAGTCTAACTCCTCTTTCCGGAAGATTGCCTCTGCGGAATAAACTCCTCGGTTCCAGCCTGATACTTCGCGATTAGTTGATGTTTCTACATACTTGTCAAGTGTGGTTGAGTACTCCACCTGAAACCTTCGATTGTAAGTTTCAACTGatgaaaaatgagtgaaaattaagcttatttcagagaagttggagAATACTTTGAAATAGCATTGTCATGTTGACCGCCACAATGTGTGATGTGTGTACTTACGAGTAACTACCCGAAAAACCCTCCTGTTTCCCTGATGGCAAAGAGCCACAGAAGAAATATAACGATTCTGTAACATTCTGTAACTGTCCGAGGGTAGACAAATGATAAAATACCAATGTTTCGGAGAAAAAGTAAAACGATTAAATATCATCCAGATTCGACGACGAAACTCAAACGCACTTTGATTATTTTGGTGTTATTTCCTCACGGCAGGagtgattttagaatttttccctAGAAAACAAATGACTTTAGCAAGTAAACCTGATTTTTGAGAGCCATGGAGATTTTGGACATAAATACCAGAGATTGTGACATTTTTTAAGGAGACATGGATGCAACAAAAATACAAACAGAGTTAATTTATATGGGTAGGGCGTTTGGtgcctgttttttttcagtgtccagGCCTGCTTTTCAGGTGTCATGTATAAACATCTAATGAGGTTGGAAGTTCTACATGACTCTATGGCCTGGTGAGAAGAATTCTTATTCTAATGAAGTTACGACAAGCGATGAGAACGTACTTTAGATTTTTTATTGAAGCTGGGCTGGGCTTCCAAACGTACATAGGTTTTTGGATCACAGTTTTCGACTCTCCACGTGCTTCACGCCATTCGTTGGATCCCGACGTCCGTCCACCGTATTCTTCAGTTGCTTCTGGCGGGCTTAGAAATTCGACTAATTCTTCTACGCGCCTCCTCAATAGGAATTGGGTCCTTTCAGGTGGGAGAGAGGACAGCCTGGAGAAAGTTAATGAACTATGTTATGATAAAaccagaaaaaatattgaactgTATAACAACTCAACAATTCTGAAAACAGAAACACAGCAAACTGAGCCTTTATATTTCAACGATAACAGCAGCATCAAAGTGCTTTAAATAGTTTGGCAGCATTCAGTGGCAGAAAATCCTTTATTTCTCAGTTAGATACAAAGCAAACAGTGCAGTCACTGAACGACTAATATTATCTGAAGtcacaaaattatttgattcaATGGAAGAAGTCAGCCTAGGTAGGAGCAAAAGGTAAGAGCAAAGATGTTGTTCCAAGATttaaggaaattaaaattaacttgGAACAAAACTGTGCAGGATATTCCTAGAAGAGAATGAATGAAACTATCTAGCGATCTAGCGATTCTAGCAGAGTCTACAATTTCAGGACATAAGCAAGTCCCtagaagaacaaaaaaattaatattttggagTTGATGATGCATCCAAAAGCGCATACAGAGTCTGTATTTATAATGTCAGTTGTAATGCTGATTTGACGCTAGGTTATTTTAGTCTTTCGGCAACAAACTAGTATTTGAACTAAATTGAACAAAATATCAGGGAACGTTCACGAGATGAATTTCTGATTACAAAATCTCACGACTGAAAGAATTGGACAAAGTTCAGTTAGGTTTGACGAAGTTCCTTAGGACCTACCTTTTTCTGGATAAAGATAGAATTTTGTCTATCAACTCTTgctcagaaattgtttttcgaCGAGAGCAAATTTCTTGATGCTGACTAGAATACCTCCAAGTAACATCCTGCACCTCTTCAAATGAAAATGCAATGACATAGCTGAGCTTTTTCCCCCAACCTTTTTCGTACATAAGTGGTGTATCTAGAGCAGCTTCACACGGATCACAATGCAGCCATCGTTTCTGCCGTATAGAATAAACCTAGAAACACAagttttgcaattaaaaaaaggGCCTCATTAAGATATGAACTTAATACACTACGTAACATGCtccttcttcaaaatttcacaaggaaaaccAATCGCAGGAAGTCTGGAAACGAACTCCTaaagacagggtgtctagcaaaattttattttatcattccCTGACTTCTAATGAAGTTCGCTGACTTTTTTGACCGCTTAAGAGCACCACCCGGTTGGCACAACAGTGCAATCAGCTGGCCCGTCTCAGACCCGATTTTTACGGGGAACCCAGCTCCACaagaaattccttgatttttcccagTTGAGTTgcattctctgacttttcccagTCCCTTACGACCCTGTTAACAAGATATAGATGTTTACAATCAACATTcgtcaaatggaaaaatacagATTATGTCACTGGTATGATCTAAattctaacttccatttgatctgtgttgaaAGTACTTGTATAGTTACTTGGAAATTACTCGTATCTGAGACATAAAAACCAAGTCTACTTACCTCTGTCCAAACATGGTCGGTAACATCATAAACATAACGAGCATCCCACTCCAATGCACGACAAAGCAGTGTGAACACATTTGCCCACTCCCCACAGCGACCTCTCCGAGATTGTAGGAGAATGTCAAGATCTTCATACCTGGGGAAGGGAACTTCTATTCCACATTTCGAACATTTGTATTCCTAAAATAGAAGTTAAAATAGTGATGTCACAAAATACAGGTGAACACAGCAAAAGTGTCTTATTCATATGAAGCCGTTAAGCCTACTCATATTCAACTTCGacatattattttcaaatattcggtCAAATTTGTATTAATATCCAGATGTGTCGCAACCAGAATCTACATTTGTGAAAAACTGGAGTTAAAGTACAGTGTTATGCAATTTAGTTTGAGCTCAGACCTTGATTATTAGCCTCGCTGGAAAGGCTGCGTTGCTGTCATGTTTAggtcagaaaaattttaaatttgactatTTTCTTCACTCAGGGTGTCTACCTCTACAGGTCATATAATCATAGAAAGTCATACAATGATGCCATATTCTCATTTTGATCGTATAATTATATGAAAGTCATATCATTATATTTTATCACTCAATTTTTAGGAcagacaaaaattgtattgcttttAAATCATAATACCTAACATTGCTAATAACAATACATTGTTATTTACATTGgttcatcatttttattttgtgaaaCCATTAATTCCAATCAGCATTGCTATAATGGTAGATTATCTTTCCTGCAAGCTATTTTTGATGTCGACTGGAAGCTTACTGATTGAATTATCCTTGCAGTTATACTTATTTGgtaaaaaattatcacaacagTGCCATATTTTTGTTTTGGCTTTCTGTACACACCCTGCTTGAGAGTTACTAGAATTTTGGTAttttccatccttgaaagtTATTGTGagagtgaattttaaaattaaaatcatgggctgagaatgttaaaaattattcttgcattgcggataaaaaaaaaaaaaatcaaagaatttttgAGACTACAAACCTCGATTCTACTGATGGACTCGTCAAAAGAAGGCGATTCACTAACATACTCTGTTGGCCCCTCACAAGATGGACACTGTGGCTTGTCAACCCAAGAGAAAAAAGATGTTTTGAACCATTTGAGTAACTCTGTGAGAAGCAATTCTTGAGTATGGAGTTGAGGGTTGCTTTGACTGCTGGGGTCCTCCAGCTGTTTCGCCACCTTGACAGACAGCTCTTGCCTTGGAATGATTGCTAGCGCTTTGGCTAGAAGCTTCTTGTCTTCATACCTGGACATTTTGTGGAAGATCGTGTCAATTTTCTCCAGCAAATTTGTTCCTTCAAgctgagagaaaaagaaaaggaattaTGGATTAATTAGACTggagaaaatttacagaaagttTGACATGTTGCCTAGGCGTAtgatgaaatgcctgatttcatcACTTTGCATGCGACTGATAGCTTACTCTCAACATTGGATTATTTTTCACTATTGTCTTAAAGTCCCCCTACCTccagttttttttaacattttaggcTGTTGTTCAAAACCAAAATGTTTCAAATCAAGGTTTCCaaatattttatcttttaaatgcTGTGACTTTTGTCATTGTTCCctgacttcaaaatttccaaattccctgactttcaaaCAAAACTGCCACCTAcatcatttttctttccttttaattaCTTTTGCTGACTTTTGCAAAACTTTAGACAAACTTTCCACTTTTTGAGAtccaaattatgaaaaaatggacCCAGAAGGCGTTCACACTTTCTTGAAAAGCACTAGCCACATTGTTGAGCTGATGTAGTGTTCATGTTTTCTGACTTTTCAGACTGGCATCTA is a window from the Bemisia tabaci chromosome 10, PGI_BMITA_v3 genome containing:
- the Pngl gene encoding peptide-N(4)-(N-acetyl-beta-glucosaminyl)asparagine amidase isoform X2 codes for the protein MTEPSCLKDLEENSFDIYCKDGDAIMLPNNIPIRDLQIFRNQLLSRKAVHEKRVSEASKNTSKPSATGIAGPSEQQQQSKPLQNNATNQPSSCNTKSEQLSIAADRNSEANQSPLPTASISNQAISQREITVPSSEESKDKMKHKLEGTNLLEKIDTIFHKMSRYEDKKLLAKALAIIPRQELSVKVAKQLEDPSSQSNPQLHTQELLLTELLKWFKTSFFSWVDKPQCPSCEGPTEYVSESPSFDESISRIEEYKCSKCGIEVPFPRYEDLDILLQSRRGRCGEWANVFTLLCRALEWDARYVYDVTDHVWTEVYSIRQKRWLHCDPCEAALDTPLMYEKGWGKKLSYVIAFSFEEVQDVTWRYSSQHQEICSRRKTISEQELIDKILSLSRKRLSSLPPERTQFLLRRRVEELVEFLSPPEATEEYGGRTSGSNEWREARGESKTVIQKPMYVWKPSPASIKNLKFQVEYSTTLDKYVETSTNREVSGWNRGVYSAEAIFRKEELDWKTVYLARTEGSAVGKIEWKFNFESCEAAVSQIQVRCPFTVYENGTVQWFLCDENNCQKIPDGKEFITQPSPGVTEFTLRSELGNGKGNLAWQHAQLFRQSTDSTDFIFSIIFTLKPLEGNHS
- the Pngl gene encoding peptide-N(4)-(N-acetyl-beta-glucosaminyl)asparagine amidase isoform X1, with the protein product MTEPSCLKDLEENSFDIYCKVSSIILKLLDNIIKEPTNPKYRRLRIGNATVSGTLLPAIGAMECLFYIGFKEDGDAIMLPNNIPIRDLQIFRNQLLSRKAVHEKRVSEASKNTSKPSATGIAGPSEQQQQSKPLQNNATNQPSSCNTKSEQLSIAADRNSEANQSPLPTASISNQAISQREITVPSSEESKDKMKHKLEGTNLLEKIDTIFHKMSRYEDKKLLAKALAIIPRQELSVKVAKQLEDPSSQSNPQLHTQELLLTELLKWFKTSFFSWVDKPQCPSCEGPTEYVSESPSFDESISRIEEYKCSKCGIEVPFPRYEDLDILLQSRRGRCGEWANVFTLLCRALEWDARYVYDVTDHVWTEVYSIRQKRWLHCDPCEAALDTPLMYEKGWGKKLSYVIAFSFEEVQDVTWRYSSQHQEICSRRKTISEQELIDKILSLSRKRLSSLPPERTQFLLRRRVEELVEFLSPPEATEEYGGRTSGSNEWREARGESKTVIQKPMYVWKPSPASIKNLKFQVEYSTTLDKYVETSTNREVSGWNRGVYSAEAIFRKEELDWKTVYLARTEGSAVGKIEWKFNFESCEAAVSQIQVRCPFTVYENGTVQWFLCDENNCQKIPDGKEFITQPSPGVTEFTLRSELGNGKGNLAWQHAQLFRQSTDSTDFIFSIIFTLKPLEGNHS